One genomic window of Bacteroidales bacterium includes the following:
- a CDS encoding NADH dehydrogenase subunit, which produces MSRKYLDIKANPAICNSDDIPVLPYHEFYDLVSNLLADESKHCLAYFAVPSGENLQFYIAIADDTRNSILLAAHVSERKGAVLQSLASGAYQLHGFEREIHENYGVRFEGHPWFKPVRFPYNRHDQNSVMENYPFYSIESEELHEVGVGPVHAGVIEPGHFRFICNGEKVLHLEIQLGYQHRGVEQLMLAKESALQRCILSENIAGDTAIGHALAHAQLTEALSETPENETLHIERCIALELERMAVHIGDTAALCGDVAYQLGQVVCEALRTTVINTTQFWCGNRFGKSLIRPGGSNFPLTEEVAESILKLLDDTGRRYAEMADRIFTLPSLLARFEDIGIVTREQALKLGLVGMAARSSGLFRDVRISHPFQFYRNFPVQPVVQTSGDVLARALQRKKEVDESIRLIQNLVARWKENKADVPMPSYHSKLRPSTFAISLTEGWRGEICHTAVTNAEGKLQHYKIKDASFHNWMALALAVRNQEISDFPLCNKSYNLSYCGHDL; this is translated from the coding sequence ATGAGCAGGAAGTATCTTGATATCAAAGCCAATCCGGCCATATGCAATTCCGATGATATACCGGTATTGCCCTATCACGAATTTTATGATCTGGTCAGCAATCTGCTTGCCGACGAGTCAAAACACTGTCTTGCGTATTTTGCTGTTCCCTCAGGGGAAAATTTGCAGTTTTACATTGCTATTGCCGATGATACCCGTAACAGCATTCTCCTTGCCGCGCACGTCTCGGAAAGGAAAGGTGCGGTATTGCAGTCGCTGGCTTCCGGAGCCTATCAGCTTCATGGATTTGAGCGGGAAATTCATGAAAATTACGGGGTACGGTTTGAAGGGCATCCCTGGTTTAAACCGGTACGATTTCCGTATAACAGGCACGATCAGAACTCTGTTATGGAGAATTACCCGTTTTATTCCATTGAAAGCGAAGAATTGCACGAGGTAGGAGTTGGGCCGGTGCATGCCGGCGTCATAGAACCGGGTCATTTCCGCTTCATCTGCAATGGAGAAAAGGTATTGCATCTGGAAATTCAGCTTGGTTACCAGCACCGGGGAGTGGAACAGCTTATGCTGGCAAAAGAGTCTGCCCTTCAGCGCTGCATTCTTTCAGAAAACATTGCCGGCGATACAGCCATAGGGCACGCACTTGCCCATGCCCAGCTCACGGAGGCTCTGAGCGAAACGCCGGAAAATGAAACACTGCACATAGAACGCTGCATCGCTCTTGAACTGGAACGAATGGCAGTCCATATCGGCGATACGGCAGCCTTGTGCGGTGATGTTGCCTATCAGCTGGGGCAGGTGGTGTGTGAAGCCCTGAGAACAACTGTTATAAATACCACACAGTTTTGGTGCGGCAACCGGTTCGGGAAAAGCCTGATACGACCGGGTGGATCAAACTTTCCCCTTACAGAAGAAGTTGCCGAAAGTATTCTGAAATTGCTGGACGACACCGGAAGGCGGTATGCCGAAATGGCTGATCGGATCTTTACTCTTCCCAGCCTTCTGGCACGTTTTGAGGATATCGGTATTGTTACCAGGGAACAGGCACTGAAACTGGGCCTTGTCGGGATGGCAGCCCGTTCCTCAGGCTTATTCAGGGACGTCAGAATATCCCATCCGTTTCAGTTTTACAGAAATTTCCCGGTGCAACCGGTTGTTCAGACTTCCGGTGATGTTCTGGCACGTGCTCTCCAGCGCAAAAAGGAAGTGGATGAATCCATCAGGTTAATCCAAAACCTCGTGGCCAGATGGAAAGAAAACAAGGCTGATGTTCCCATGCCTTCCTACCACAGCAAGCTTCGGCCTTCGACGTTTGCTATTTCCCTGACCGAAGGATGGAGAGGCGAAATCTGTCATACCGCCGTGACGAATGCAGAGGGAAAGCTTCAGCATTACAAAATCAAGGATGCCTCTTTCCACAACTGGATGGCACTTGCCCTTGCAGTACGAAACCAGGAAATATCCGACTTCCCCCTGTGCAATAAAAGCTATAATCTTTCCTACTGCGGGCATGATTTATAA
- a CDS encoding radical SAM protein, with amino-acid sequence MHTDLADCTLCPRNCHANRLEKPSGYCRTGAGIPVASICIHRGEEPVISGERGIINLFFAGCNLRCVFCQNYEISFYGKPGFEAVCGYGTNSGIRDWSLKEVADSIAEKLDAGYHSVGFVSPSHVAPQAVSVIHELHARGYRPVIVWNTNAYEKPETIRMLDSLVDIYLPDFKYITPAVAGELSDAEDYPFYAASAITEMYRQRGNRLHFSEDGTARRGLIIRHLVIPGFIEESKKVLRFIAENISTGVYISLMSQYYPTPLTRGPASLKRTLYEEEYESVKEEMYRLGFRNGWVQDPGSHGHYRPDFSREHPFE; translated from the coding sequence ATACATACTGATCTTGCTGACTGCACATTGTGTCCGCGCAATTGCCATGCCAACCGGCTTGAGAAGCCGTCGGGATATTGCCGCACAGGAGCCGGCATCCCTGTTGCATCAATTTGCATTCATCGCGGAGAGGAACCGGTTATAAGCGGAGAAAGGGGTATCATCAACCTGTTTTTTGCCGGCTGTAACCTGCGCTGTGTGTTTTGCCAGAATTACGAAATCAGTTTTTATGGCAAACCCGGTTTCGAAGCGGTTTGCGGTTACGGAACAAATTCAGGGATAAGGGACTGGTCTTTGAAAGAAGTGGCAGATTCCATTGCGGAAAAACTTGATGCGGGCTATCATTCCGTGGGCTTTGTCTCACCCTCGCATGTTGCTCCCCAGGCAGTTTCTGTGATCCATGAATTGCATGCCCGCGGGTACCGGCCTGTCATTGTATGGAATACCAATGCGTACGAAAAACCGGAGACCATTCGCATGCTCGACTCCCTGGTGGACATCTACCTGCCTGATTTCAAATACATTACTCCTGCCGTTGCAGGAGAACTTTCGGATGCAGAGGATTATCCGTTTTATGCCGCTTCGGCAATCACCGAAATGTACCGTCAGCGCGGCAACCGTTTGCATTTCTCGGAAGATGGAACTGCCAGGCGGGGTTTGATCATTCGCCACCTTGTCATTCCCGGGTTCATTGAAGAAAGCAAAAAAGTACTGCGGTTTATTGCAGAAAATATTTCCACCGGTGTATATATTTCCCTGATGTCACAGTATTATCCGACGCCATTGACCAGGGGTCCGGCATCATTGAAAAGAACGCTGTACGAGGAGGAATACGAAAGCGTAAAAGAGGAAATGTACCGGCTTGGTTTCAGGAACGGGTGGGTGCAGGATCCCGGAAGCCACGGGCACTATCGCCCTGATTTCAGCAGGGAGCATCCGTTTGAATAA
- a CDS encoding hydrogenase 4 subunit F, whose protein sequence is MGLFAFFALSVILAILTLLIRNKAIIRMIMLLFSAAHIAVTVYAWKNIGNTELTYFTFNHSGVLLMSVLAFLLLPVVYHGFIYVAGDDARKYSIYHSSLIALAAFITGAYLANNMTVLWIFVEATTLAVAALIYHDRTEIALEATWKYVFICSTGIALAYLGILFLGFIYGREDAASLSFEDLAGMINTVNPLYLKIAFLFVLVGFSTKMGLFPMHTVTIDAHSVAPPPISALISTTLMNVGFIAIFRVYTLFASSPVLGFMNNALILSGVLSLLIAAGYMLKAKHVKRMLAYSSLENMGLVAIALGIGGQAYYGAFLLIVLHSFVKSGLFFQMGQLHRVLHTFKLDETGKYMNAYPAGALVLITGMILILAFPPSGMFLAEFFIFKGMIFQGRWILAVIVMVLISFIIYAMSTRILHIAYSEPKEYATPLPPGKVNPAETITQFILFAVVIALCFVQPPFLAEIINQSFFMLPN, encoded by the coding sequence ATGGGACTTTTCGCATTCTTTGCTTTGTCGGTTATTCTGGCTATCCTGACCTTGCTGATCCGGAACAAGGCCATAATCCGGATGATCATGCTCCTTTTTTCCGCTGCACATATTGCCGTTACTGTTTATGCATGGAAAAATATCGGGAATACCGAGCTCACATATTTCACGTTCAATCATTCCGGTGTATTGCTGATGTCCGTTCTGGCATTTCTGCTTCTTCCGGTGGTTTACCACGGATTCATATATGTTGCCGGGGATGATGCACGGAAATACAGCATTTACCATTCATCACTCATTGCCCTGGCAGCCTTCATAACAGGAGCATACCTTGCCAACAATATGACGGTTCTGTGGATTTTTGTGGAAGCCACTACGCTGGCCGTAGCAGCCCTCATTTACCATGACAGGACAGAAATAGCCCTCGAAGCAACCTGGAAATATGTTTTCATCTGTTCCACAGGGATTGCACTTGCCTACCTCGGAATTCTGTTTCTCGGGTTTATTTATGGTCGTGAAGATGCTGCCAGCCTGTCATTTGAAGACCTTGCAGGAATGATAAACACAGTAAATCCCCTGTACCTTAAAATTGCCTTTCTGTTTGTGCTGGTAGGTTTCAGCACAAAAATGGGGCTTTTCCCCATGCACACCGTAACAATTGATGCCCATTCCGTTGCCCCTCCCCCCATCAGTGCACTCATTTCCACAACCCTCATGAACGTTGGATTTATAGCTATTTTCAGGGTATACACTCTTTTTGCCAGTTCACCTGTGCTGGGGTTTATGAACAATGCCCTGATCCTTTCGGGAGTATTGTCTCTTCTGATTGCGGCAGGCTATATGCTCAAGGCGAAGCATGTAAAGCGCATGCTGGCCTATTCGAGTCTGGAAAACATGGGACTGGTTGCCATTGCACTTGGCATTGGCGGCCAGGCATATTATGGTGCATTTCTCCTGATAGTTCTCCATTCGTTTGTGAAATCAGGGCTTTTCTTTCAGATGGGTCAACTGCACCGCGTTCTTCACACCTTCAAACTCGATGAAACCGGAAAATACATGAATGCTTACCCTGCCGGAGCCCTGGTACTGATTACCGGAATGATTCTGATTCTGGCTTTTCCTCCCTCCGGCATGTTTCTGGCCGAATTCTTTATTTTCAAAGGCATGATCTTTCAGGGCAGATGGATCCTGGCTGTTATTGTCATGGTGCTGATCAGTTTCATTATTTACGCAATGAGTACCAGAATCCTGCATATTGCCTATTCGGAACCAAAGGAATATGCCACGCCCCTGCCTCCGGGAAAGGTGAACCCGGCAGAGACCATCACCCAGTTCATACTTTTTGCGGTGGTTATTGCTTTGTGTTTTGTCCAGCCGCCTTTTCTTGCCGAAATAATCAACCAGAGTTTCTTTATGCTTCCAAACTGA
- a CDS encoding phosphotriesterase — protein MPLLSLLLIFSCSREQEIIMSVKGKIPSDSMGITLAHEHILVDFIGADSTGYHRWNRQEVLSKVLPYLLEIKNMGVKTLVECTPAYLGRDPLLLRMLSEQSGIAILTNTGYYGAIGKKALPPHTWTEPAEQLAGRWIDEWKNGIENTGIRPGFIKIAVQSDSLLDSIHEKIVRAAALTHLKTGLTINAHTESAAAARAELKILQNEGVSPRAFIWTHAQIAQLSDHIDLARQGVWVSYDNVTTDSAELKKYVYLLSEMKAHGLLDRVILSHDAGWYDVVNPAGVTFRPYTAIFTHLIPALKSHGFTDREISLLLMDNPRKAYTVRVRKK, from the coding sequence ATGCCTCTTTTATCTCTTTTGCTAATATTTTCCTGTTCAAGGGAGCAGGAGATTATTATGAGCGTGAAAGGGAAAATACCTTCCGATAGTATGGGCATTACCCTGGCACATGAACACATTCTGGTCGATTTCATAGGTGCCGATAGCACCGGGTATCATCGGTGGAACCGCCAGGAGGTTCTCTCAAAAGTACTGCCCTACCTGCTCGAAATAAAAAATATGGGGGTAAAAACCCTGGTGGAATGCACTCCTGCCTATCTGGGCAGGGATCCGTTGTTACTCAGAATGCTGTCAGAACAATCCGGCATAGCGATTCTCACCAATACAGGATATTACGGAGCCATTGGCAAGAAAGCGCTTCCTCCTCATACCTGGACAGAACCGGCAGAGCAACTGGCCGGCAGGTGGATTGATGAATGGAAAAACGGGATCGAGAATACTGGTATCAGGCCGGGTTTTATTAAAATTGCCGTGCAAAGCGATAGCCTGCTCGATTCAATCCATGAAAAAATCGTTCGGGCGGCTGCGCTTACCCACCTGAAAACCGGTCTGACCATCAATGCCCATACCGAATCAGCTGCTGCGGCCCGGGCTGAATTGAAAATTCTCCAAAACGAAGGAGTTTCCCCCCGTGCATTTATCTGGACGCATGCCCAGATTGCCCAGCTTTCTGATCATATCGACCTGGCCCGGCAGGGAGTCTGGGTTTCTTATGATAATGTAACAACCGACAGTGCGGAATTGAAAAAATATGTTTACCTGCTTTCCGAAATGAAAGCCCATGGCCTCCTTGACCGGGTGATCCTTTCGCATGATGCCGGATGGTATGACGTGGTCAATCCGGCAGGAGTGACTTTCCGACCTTATACGGCCATTTTCACACACCTGATTCCTGCACTGAAAAGCCATGGATTTACTGACCGGGAAATTTCCCTGCTCCTGATGGACAACCCGCGGAAGGCATATACAGTAAGGGTACGGAAAAAGTAA
- a CDS encoding NADH-quinone oxidoreductase subunit E: MTGIFLVTKKWKYYLTLVLVLAGVFLTSCWSFDLFSSLDQIQEIKIYPFGADSGLIFTIDRLSAFFIFVINLTVVTGILYAYGYLKPYLNSKSDIQLSIHYFSYLFLHYSMLMVVMLRDGLAFLIAWEIMAVSSFVLVIFDAEDKATLKTGIRYLVQMHIGMFFLLIAFLIAGRETGITGFDSLPAYFSTHPNFGLFLLFFIGFGIKAGFLFLHTWLPDAHPAAPSHVSGVMSGVMIKMGIYGILRVVFQLQNDFLSIGLTILIVSILSGILGVMMAIMQHDIKRLLAYHSIENIGIIGIGTGLGVIGLAVHNPFLIITGFGGGLLHVLNHSLFKSLLFFSAGAVYQATHTRNVEQMGGLLKKMPWSALFFLIGSLAICGLPPFNGFISEYLIYIGMFKSLPASSMYQAIILISTIVALSLIGGLAIFCFTKAFGIVFLGEARTQKAAEAKEAAFSTILPQFIPVLFIISIGLLSAWFARPVFSIVQQATFLPEAADLAAPVLNNLTGINLAGGIFIGLVVLLLLYRRQHLKNRPVACQPTWGCGYTAVTPRHQYTATSYVYNYNHLAKPLLHTRKIMAEIREDEIFPDKRTFVSHSEDIIKEYLTDKPANWGLSVLKRIAAMQTGKIQHYILYAFLFMLLVLILTYLKLL, encoded by the coding sequence ATGACGGGTATATTTCTGGTAACCAAAAAATGGAAATACTACCTGACCCTGGTACTGGTGCTGGCAGGCGTTTTTTTAACATCCTGCTGGAGTTTTGATTTGTTCAGCAGTCTGGATCAGATTCAGGAAATAAAGATCTATCCCTTCGGTGCTGACAGCGGATTGATTTTTACTATTGACAGGCTTTCCGCTTTTTTCATTTTCGTGATCAACCTTACCGTAGTAACAGGTATTTTGTATGCATACGGATATCTGAAGCCATACCTGAACTCCAAAAGCGATATTCAGCTCTCCATCCATTACTTTTCGTACCTGTTTCTGCATTATTCCATGCTGATGGTGGTCATGCTGAGGGACGGCCTGGCTTTTCTTATTGCGTGGGAGATAATGGCTGTTTCTTCCTTTGTTCTTGTGATATTCGATGCGGAGGACAAGGCTACGCTGAAAACAGGGATACGGTATCTGGTGCAGATGCATATCGGCATGTTCTTTCTGCTGATAGCATTTCTCATTGCAGGAAGGGAAACGGGAATCACAGGCTTTGATTCATTGCCGGCATATTTTTCGACCCATCCGAATTTTGGTCTGTTTCTTTTATTCTTTATTGGTTTTGGCATAAAAGCCGGCTTTCTTTTCCTGCATACCTGGTTACCTGACGCACATCCGGCAGCGCCATCGCACGTTTCGGGGGTTATGTCGGGTGTTATGATAAAAATGGGTATTTATGGGATCCTGCGGGTAGTTTTTCAACTGCAGAATGATTTTCTTTCCATCGGCCTTACAATACTTATTGTTTCGATACTCTCAGGTATTCTGGGCGTAATGATGGCCATCATGCAGCACGACATTAAGAGGCTGCTCGCCTATCACAGTATTGAAAACATAGGTATTATCGGTATCGGAACCGGGCTGGGTGTAATCGGACTGGCTGTCCACAATCCGTTTCTCATTATTACCGGATTCGGTGGGGGGTTATTGCATGTTTTGAACCATTCGCTCTTCAAATCGCTGCTTTTCTTCAGTGCAGGAGCAGTATATCAGGCTACCCATACCCGGAACGTAGAGCAAATGGGGGGACTGCTGAAAAAAATGCCCTGGAGCGCCCTGTTTTTTCTTATCGGATCACTGGCTATCTGCGGATTACCTCCCTTTAACGGTTTCATTTCGGAATATCTTATCTACATCGGAATGTTCAAAAGCCTTCCCGCATCATCCATGTACCAGGCTATCATACTTATATCCACCATTGTCGCTCTGTCGCTGATCGGAGGGCTGGCTATCTTCTGTTTCACCAAAGCATTTGGGATTGTTTTCCTGGGAGAAGCCAGAACCCAAAAAGCTGCTGAGGCAAAAGAAGCCGCGTTTTCCACCATTCTGCCGCAGTTCATCCCGGTGCTGTTCATCATTTCCATCGGGCTTTTATCGGCATGGTTTGCCCGACCTGTTTTTTCGATTGTTCAGCAGGCAACATTTCTTCCGGAAGCAGCCGACCTGGCGGCTCCGGTTCTGAATAACCTGACAGGAATCAACCTTGCCGGAGGAATTTTTATTGGTTTGGTTGTGCTCCTTTTGCTATACAGGCGGCAGCATCTCAAAAACCGTCCTGTTGCCTGCCAACCTACCTGGGGGTGCGGGTATACCGCTGTTACTCCCCGGCATCAATACACGGCTACTTCCTACGTATATAATTACAATCACCTGGCAAAGCCTCTTCTTCATACCAGAAAGATCATGGCCGAGATCAGGGAAGATGAAATTTTTCCGGATAAACGAACCTTTGTATCGCATAGTGAAGACATTATCAAGGAATATCTTACGGACAAACCTGCCAACTGGGGTCTTTCCGTACTGAAACGCATAGCCGCCATGCAGACAGGAAAGATACAGCATTACATTCTGTATGCCTTTCTTTTCATGCTTCTTGTTCTGATTCTGACCTATTTAAAACTATTATGA
- a CDS encoding NADH:ubiquinone oxidoreductase: protein MLKEIKILKSHGIQYVKDLRTQKVAERFRGRPVIANDITDEEKRQAAAICPTGAIDPAKGCIDLGRCVFCNECALALPDKIRFTNDYRIAANRREDLIIRPGADQPVRLAEHEIRPEIRNLFHGSLKLRQVSAGGDNSGEMELNAAGNVNFDMGRYGIEFVASPRHADGIVITGPVSKNMATALQMTYDAVPDPKMIILVGTDAISGGIFADSPAVDRSFPESHRIDLYVPGNPAHPLTFINGLMDLLGL, encoded by the coding sequence ATGCTGAAAGAAATCAAGATTCTGAAAAGTCACGGGATCCAATATGTAAAAGACCTGAGAACCCAGAAAGTGGCTGAAAGGTTCAGGGGCCGCCCCGTTATTGCAAACGATATAACAGACGAAGAAAAGCGTCAGGCAGCAGCAATTTGCCCTACGGGAGCCATTGATCCGGCGAAAGGTTGCATTGATCTTGGCCGGTGCGTTTTCTGCAATGAATGTGCCTTAGCCCTGCCCGACAAAATCCGGTTTACCAACGATTACCGCATTGCCGCCAACCGCAGGGAAGATTTAATCATCCGGCCCGGGGCCGATCAGCCGGTAAGACTGGCGGAGCACGAAATCCGACCGGAAATCAGAAACCTGTTCCATGGATCACTTAAATTGAGACAGGTTTCTGCCGGAGGCGACAATTCGGGCGAGATGGAACTGAATGCAGCCGGCAATGTGAATTTTGATATGGGCAGGTATGGAATTGAATTCGTTGCTTCACCCCGTCATGCAGACGGAATTGTAATTACAGGGCCTGTGAGCAAAAACATGGCAACAGCCCTTCAGATGACCTATGATGCTGTGCCTGATCCGAAGATGATCATTCTGGTGGGTACCGATGCTATCAGCGGAGGCATTTTTGCTGACAGCCCTGCCGTTGACAGGAGCTTCCCTGAAAGCCACCGGATCGACCTGTACGTACCCGGAAATCCTGCTCACCCACTCACTTTCATTAACGGATTAATGGATCTTCTTGGCCTCTGA
- a CDS encoding M1 family metallopeptidase, translated as MRLAVFIFLTVVYPFQLLRPESHREHMNYRDSVDVIRYSVHLTFRNLQDQKLEGFTVIHCIYPGGNQGTFAFDLAGLKVDSVASPVLKNVQFFREGETIRGTFAGKLTPADTVTLIIYYQGTPLRDKRWGGFFFAGDEAFNYGIGMDAVPPNFGRVWFPCIDNFTDRATYTFHVTVPSGYTAVCNGTLCGIKESEPGYTTWVWEMKQPIPTYLASVAVGRYIRLEGSYQGLQRSIPWQIYCLPEDSLKTARSFQNLTRWMQIFETRFTPYAWDRIGYVIVPFNHGAMEHATNITLARNTVDGTTQFETLYAHELSHHWFGNLVTCASEADMWLNEGWASYCEAIVTEGLYGKQAFRDYVRKNQLEVLVATHVADGGYFPVYGIPHSLTYGSTVYDKGSLVVHNLRGYLGDSLFFDAVKKYLTRYAFRNCSVHEFEQFLSRETRTDLKSFFQFWVYGKGFNDLEIDSLRTSWQDGRWRVSVLINQRLRGTYIPQESVKTEIGVLDSLWKMHVYQVKWTGNPGLLSLDLPFRPLSIILDPDEKTADASVEETKIIEGGGDHFFRASYFSAFNHMSPDSAWVRAEQHFLPPSGRIQKQRNIRLSSERYWRISVVCSPYQNLTGRFFFTRSISEMPEGTTTDALVLLYRKDRRDSWQVLPAQLNGNEQEGFLETTPLRNGYYCIGVKR; from the coding sequence ATGCGCCTGGCAGTATTCATCTTCCTGACAGTGGTTTATCCCTTCCAGCTTCTCAGGCCGGAATCACACAGGGAACACATGAATTACCGCGATTCGGTTGATGTGATCCGGTATTCCGTTCATCTTACCTTCCGGAATTTGCAGGATCAAAAACTGGAAGGCTTTACCGTCATTCACTGTATCTATCCCGGAGGCAATCAGGGGACGTTTGCCTTTGACCTGGCCGGACTGAAAGTGGATTCAGTGGCATCTCCGGTGCTGAAAAATGTGCAGTTCTTCCGGGAAGGAGAGACCATCCGCGGTACCTTTGCAGGGAAGCTGACTCCGGCCGATACGGTTACGTTGATCATTTACTACCAGGGAACGCCTTTAAGGGACAAGCGCTGGGGCGGTTTTTTCTTTGCCGGTGATGAAGCCTTCAATTACGGAATTGGCATGGATGCTGTACCTCCCAACTTCGGGCGGGTGTGGTTCCCTTGCATTGATAATTTTACCGACCGGGCAACCTATACCTTCCATGTAACTGTTCCGTCAGGATACACGGCAGTTTGTAACGGAACCTTGTGCGGAATCAAAGAATCCGAACCCGGCTATACGACATGGGTGTGGGAAATGAAGCAGCCCATTCCTACGTACCTTGCTTCGGTAGCTGTGGGCCGCTACATCAGGCTGGAAGGTTCTTACCAGGGTCTTCAGCGCAGCATACCCTGGCAAATTTATTGCCTTCCCGAAGACAGTTTAAAAACAGCCAGGTCGTTTCAAAACCTTACCCGATGGATGCAGATTTTTGAAACCCGCTTTACCCCCTATGCCTGGGACAGAATTGGCTATGTGATTGTCCCCTTTAACCACGGAGCCATGGAACATGCTACCAACATTACTCTGGCCCGTAATACAGTGGACGGCACCACTCAGTTCGAAACCCTCTATGCACACGAATTATCCCATCACTGGTTCGGCAATCTGGTAACCTGTGCCTCCGAAGCCGACATGTGGCTCAACGAAGGCTGGGCCAGCTATTGCGAGGCCATTGTAACAGAAGGCCTGTACGGGAAGCAGGCATTTCGCGATTATGTCCGCAAAAACCAGCTGGAGGTGCTTGTGGCTACCCACGTTGCTGACGGAGGGTATTTTCCCGTCTATGGCATACCTCATTCCCTAACCTACGGAAGCACAGTTTATGACAAAGGTTCCCTTGTGGTGCATAACCTGAGGGGATATCTGGGTGACAGTCTGTTCTTTGATGCGGTAAAAAAATACCTGACCCGGTATGCCTTCCGGAATTGTTCGGTGCATGAATTTGAGCAATTTCTTTCCAGGGAAACCCGGACGGATCTGAAATCTTTCTTTCAGTTCTGGGTGTATGGAAAAGGATTCAATGACCTGGAAATAGACTCTCTGCGCACCAGCTGGCAGGATGGCCGCTGGAGGGTGAGCGTTCTGATAAATCAAAGGTTGCGGGGCACATACATTCCCCAGGAATCGGTCAAAACAGAAATCGGGGTGCTTGACAGCCTCTGGAAAATGCATGTTTATCAGGTAAAATGGACGGGTAATCCCGGCCTGCTGTCACTTGACCTTCCGTTTCGCCCGCTGAGCATAATACTCGATCCGGATGAAAAGACCGCCGATGCCTCTGTTGAAGAAACGAAAATCATTGAAGGAGGCGGGGATCACTTTTTCAGGGCTTCTTACTTTTCGGCCTTTAACCATATGTCACCCGATTCTGCCTGGGTGCGTGCAGAACAGCATTTTCTTCCTCCTTCGGGCCGCATCCAGAAACAGCGGAATATCAGGCTTTCTTCAGAACGATACTGGCGGATCAGCGTGGTATGTTCTCCTTATCAGAACCTTACCGGCAGGTTCTTTTTTACCAGGAGCATCAGTGAAATGCCTGAAGGAACCACCACCGATGCCCTGGTTTTGCTGTACCGAAAAGACCGAAGGGATAGCTGGCAGGTTCTTCCGGCCCAGCTCAACGGAAATGAACAGGAAGGATTTCTTGAAACAACGCCCCTGCGAAATGGTTATTACTGCATAGGGGTAAAACGATAG